The genomic region GACTTACGATTCCCAAAACGAAAATCGAGAGCATCGCCAGGTTTCGCCAGCCGCGAATTCCCGGCTGATTCGACAAAGAAACGAGCGAACCAACTAGCAGCGCCAGGCCCATCAGGCAGTAAACAACAATCGTACCGGTCACAGCGAGGTCCTTCGATGCGCGAAAGAACGGAAGGCAATTCGACCGGACAGTATAGAAGCTGTTATGCCGCTTTGGGAGTAATTTCGCGACTCAGATCTTGGTAACGCTCTTTCAAGATTTCCAGCTTGGTGTCGTTTAGCGATTCGTGCTCGCGGCGAAGCTCGGCCAATTGGGCGCGAACCTGGGCCTCGCGATCTGATAAATCATGCTTGGCGCGACGGATCTCGGTGTGGTGTTGATCGGCGTTGTCTTCCAGTTGAACGTGTTGTTCCTGGATCTCTAGCTTGGCCAGTTCCAACTGATGCAGCATCTGCCGAATCTCAGCTTTGGCGGCCTGGTTTCGGGCATGCAGGGCCTTGTCGAAGTGGTCGACAGCGCTATCCGTTTGTTGATCCAGTCGTCGCCGCAGAGCGGAAGGAATTCGCACGCGAATTTCGGCCCAGGCCATTTCCAGCTGATCGCGAATGAGTTGCAATTCCTCGAATGCGTACTGCATTTCCTGCTGCACGTCAGCTAGTTCGTTCTCGCGACGAGCCAGTTCTTCCTGATCGCGTGAAAGTTGCAGTTGTTCCTGCTCGAGCCACAGGTGCTGCTGGGCTCGGCTTTGCTCCATCTCACGCTCGACCTTTTGCGTGTAGCCGGCAAACTCTTTTTCTCTCAGGGCTTGTAGCGATCGGGCATTCTTGAGCAGGGCCCATTGCTGCGCCAATTGAGATTCCGCTTCGCTCAGCTTTTCCAACCGAACGGTAATCGAATCGTGGATTTCCGGTTCCACCTCGGGAATCTCGGTCGACTGACCACGCCACTTTCGTCGCCAGCCGCGGATCGTTTCTTCGATGTTGCGAAGCGGGCTCGCGGAAGAACTCTTCGGTTGGGATGGCTGTGCGCTAGGCTTTACGGAATGGGGAAGCGGCTCGTCCATCGACAGGGCAGCGCTGCGCTGCTGACTTTCGAAATTCGCCATCCGAGCGTTGAGCTCCGCCTCGCGGCGGTCGAGTTCCATCTGGCGATCGCGCATCAAGCGGGCCAGCTGATTGATCTGTCGCCGCTGCCAGTCAGGCAGCGTATCGAGGTCGGCCGCAGTCAGGTCGACCCCTTGGTCCTCTTCCAGATAATCGGCCGAATTGCTGTCGACAGAAGCGGAGTGCGGTGGATCGATTCGCAGCTCGGGCGTTCCCTGCTCAGAGAGAGGGCGCGGCGATGGCGTGATGTTCGATGGGCGGATAGTCGGCTTCATGGCGAATCAATACGGTTGGCGGCAGTCGAATGGATTACTCGGCCATCCTTTCGCATCGGCATGATGTGCCTAAGAAGTTGAGTTTAACGGCTGCGCAGATTGAAATGCTGCGGGCTAGCAAGGTGGTGGCACTGCTACCACCGATTGCAATTGGTCCAGCGCACGAAAAAACGGAGGACGAACGTCCTCCGTTTTGCTAGCAGTCGATCCTGCGTCAGCACTTAGCCTTTGGCAGCGTCCAGGGCTTGCTGCAGGTTGGCCTTGGGCTGGTTGCCGAGCATCTGGTTCACGACTTCACCATTCTTGAAGATCATGACGGTCGGAATGCTCTGAATACCGTACTTCACGGCCAGGTTCGGGTTTTGGTCGGTGTCCACCTTACCAACTTTGACCGAACCTTCGTATTCGGTGGCCAGTTGATCGATCACTGGTGCCAGCTGACGGCAAGGACCGCACCAAGGAGCCCAGAAGTCGACCAAGACAGGCTCGCTCGATTGCAGGACTTCGGCATCAAAGTTGTCTTCATTAAATGTCTTGGCCATTGGAGGCTTCTCCCGATCAATGGAAAATATGGGGGTTAACTGTCGCTTGCGTCTCAACAGATCAAGTCGAGCCCAGAGGTCCAGCATGCCGTAATTCCGAGCCTAAACCAATAGAATCGCGAATTTTAACCAGGTTCACAACCCAGGGGGCATGCTTTTATTATGGGGGGTAACCGAGTCGAGGCAACCTTCCCGGCACCCTCCTGCTGTGCTCTGATAACTAGGATGCCAATTGGTGAACTGCGTTACAGGCTGATTTCCCTCGGTTTCCCGTACTTCCCATATTCCTCGACTCCCCCTGCTACAAGGTGCTCGATGAGCGTCACGATCTATCACAATCCGCGATGTACCAAGAGCCGGCAAACGCTAGCTCGGCTGGAAGAACATGGGATCGAGCCCAAGGTGGTGCTTTACCTAGATAACCCCCCGGACGAGAAGACCCTCAAGGGGCTGCTCAAAAAGCTGGGGCTCAAGGCCGAGCAGCTGGTGCGAAAGAAGGATCACAAAGCCCTGGGGTTGCCACAACCCGAAGACGAAGCAGGCTGGATCGCCCAGATGGCTGCCAATCCGAAGATCATCGAACGCCCGATTGTCGTCGTTGGCAACGAGGCCCGATTGGGACGACCGCCTGAGAGCGTCGATGAGATCCTTCCTTGATCCATAGCTATCGGCCCGAAGGCTTACTTCGAGAGGGGCAAGTTCCCAATTTCAGGGAAGGCCTTAATCAGGTTATACTGCAGAGATTATCGAAACCTACCTAACGTTTGGTCATCGTGCAGGCCGCCTGCCA from Blastopirellula marina harbors:
- the trxA gene encoding thioredoxin, which codes for MAKTFNEDNFDAEVLQSSEPVLVDFWAPWCGPCRQLAPVIDQLATEYEGSVKVGKVDTDQNPNLAVKYGIQSIPTVMIFKNGEVVNQMLGNQPKANLQQALDAAKG
- the arsC gene encoding arsenate reductase (glutaredoxin) (This arsenate reductase requires both glutathione and glutaredoxin to convert arsenate to arsenite, after which the efflux transporter formed by ArsA and ArsB can extrude the arsenite from the cell, providing resistance.), producing the protein MSVTIYHNPRCTKSRQTLARLEEHGIEPKVVLYLDNPPDEKTLKGLLKKLGLKAEQLVRKKDHKALGLPQPEDEAGWIAQMAANPKIIERPIVVVGNEARLGRPPESVDEILP